GCTGGACGTGCTTCACGCTTTGATGGAGGCCCATTCGCAGACGATTCCTTTCGAGAATCTCGACCCGCTGCTAGGGCGGCCTGTGCGGTTGGATGTCGCTTCGCTGGAACGGAAGTTGGTGCAGGAAGGCCGGGGTGGCTATTGCTTCGAGCAGAACGGTTTGTTTCTGGCGGTGCTGCAATCGCTTGGCTTTCAGGTCGTCCCGCTTAGCGCGCGAGTACGTATCGGTTGGCCACGCGATATCGTCACGCCGCGCACGCATATGTGTCTCCGTGTCGAGATTGACGAGCAAGCGTACCTGGCCGATGTTGGGGTGGGTGGTTTAAGTTTGACAGCGGCCTTGCTTTTTCAGCTCGACACGCAGCAGCCAACGCCGCACGAAACAAGGCGAATCGTTTGCGAGCAAGGCGTTCACTATCATCAAGTGTTGTTCAGCGAGGAGTGGCAAGATGTCTACGAATTGACGCTCGAAGAAATGCCGCGAATCGATCGCGAGGTCGGCAACTGGTACACCTCGACCCACCCCGAGTCCCGTTTCAAAAACGTGCTGATGGTCGCCCGTGCCGCCCCCGGTGGAAAACGCCTGACTATCCTGAACGACGAGTTCTCTGTTCGCGAAGCCAACGGTCAGGCCACCAAAACGCCCCTCACCTCGAAGCAGCAACTGTTGGCGATCATGGCCGAACAATTCGGCATCACCCTGCCGTCAGACGCCCCGCTGCATGTGCCTGGCATCGCTTGGTTGGCCGCCGATTGAAAGCAAAGCAGGCGGCCAGCTTTCAGCCAATCTCTAAAACTCGGCTTGAAACTGCGAACGAATCAGCGTGCCGGTATCCCCCACCATAATATCGCTCGAGGTATTTTGCAGCGGGCTGTTTTCCAGCTTGACGGCATCCAGTGAAATCTTCACCCGCGACGTCTTCAGTGGGTACCAGTTCATCCCGGCACCGTATTCGCGACCGGTGCCGTAATCGCCAGCAACTTGCGAATAGCGGGCGTTGATATCGAGCACGCCAGGAATGAGGAACTTGCCCCCTTCCACGTAAAAGCCGTGCTGAAAAAGCTGATGCCGAGGGAGCGGGCCGTTGGCTTCGATTTGCTGAATCCAACGGAGGAAGACTTCGGCATCGACGCTCCAACCTCGATATTTCCAAGCTGCATCCATCCCGTACAAGTAAACGTTAAACGAGTTCACCGTCACTCCGGGGGCCAAGGCGCCGGTTTCGGTTAAGCGGGTTCCGTCCGAAAGGCGAATGAAGTCCGCTTCGTCGAGCGGAACCCCATCGACGATCCCTTGCTGCGGCGAATAGACCATGGAGTGGCCGAGGCGAACCAGCGGCTGCTCGCTGTACTCGTAGTCGGCAATCTGTTCGCCGAACTTTCCCCAAGGGTCGACGTAGTTGTTAAACGCGAAGGTCAGTTCGTTGTCGGACGACGAATTCGGCGCGTTCGACGAGAAGTAACCGTTGCCGACCATCGCTTCGTAGTGGCCTGTTTCTCCCCATTTGCCCACGCCAAACAAGCCAACCGTTAGGTTCGGGCGGAAGAAGTCGAGCGACATCGGGCGATCGTCCAACCGCGTCCGACGCGAACTCATGAGCCATTGCCGGGTGCCAGGTACCTTTCGTTTGCCAAGCTGCAATTCAAACGAATCGCTGAACTTCCAACTCAGATAGTAATAGAAAAAATCGACCGCATGCGCCCCATCAGTGTCGCCATCGAGCAGCACCAAGTAACCAAGTTGCGGGGCGATGAAATGGCCAGAAAACATCAGCCGGGCACGCTCGATATCGAAGGCATCGCGGTTGCGAACCGGACGCGTGATCCCGGCGTTGTCGGTCCACGAGGTTACCCCGCGCGAAAAGGCATGGTAGCGAAACTGCCCCCAGCCGTTGAACTTCATCTCGAAGGGAAACTTCTCTGCATCGAACGGACGAATCACGAACCCATGATCGTAGTCGGCGTAGTAGTTCAAGCGGTAAAACGACTCAGGGGCAGGCGAATCGGCACAAGTGAACGGACTAGGCACGTCCGCCACCAGCGGCAATCGCTGTAGCGAACTGTTACCACACGAAGCGGGATCGGCTACGAAGGTCGGGGTGAACACCCCTTCGCGCTGATCGAGTCGACTGCGAAGTTCCGCCAACTCGGCAGCTTGTTGTTGCAGTTGCCATTGCAGGTGCTCAATCTGCGCATCGGTAGCGTTCTGCCCAAGCAGCGGCGCCGACCAGATTGTGCTTAACAGCATGGCACACCATGCCATCGACCTGCTCACTCGCTTTGATCTCCAGCAGCGACCGTAAATATTCATCCCAGGGAAAACGGGGCTACCATGCTGGCGTCTGTTTCGATTCGACAACATCGCAGGGTGCCGTCTCGAAGCACGAAGGTTTGCTTACATGCTTGTATGCCAATAACAATTTGCCAGGGGGAATTGGGGAGCTTGTTCACAAGGCAACCCGGGCAAGATGCCCGGGGCACCCAAGGAGAAAGGCTTTCCTCGCTGTCTAGTCCACAAATCCCCCGCGTACTACTGATATCTGTGGCTACTGATGTCTGTGTGCCACCAATATCTGTGTGCCACGGGCGTCCCGCCCGTGCCTAGTACGGCCTCAATCCCAACCAGCTTGGACTTCGTCACCATGGGCCACGTTACGTCAAACACCAGCTTACGTCTAAGAAATCGAACGGCTGTGGCGAGCGACCGTAACGATTTCGCCGATCAGCAGAGGAATGCTGGCTCCCGGCGGCAAGGCTACGCGCTTGCGGCGAGTTTACCGTTGCTTGCCTTGCTAGCGTCGGCTGAGATTGGCTAACCGCTTGGCACGTAGTTAACCATCGACGGGTTTGGCAGGCGTTTCGAGGGTTAGCTGATAGAAGCCAAGATCTAACCAGCGGTTGAACTTGAAGGCCGCCTGCGAGATAGTACCGGCTAGGCGAAAGCCGAGCCGCTCGTGCAGGTGAATGCTGGCTTGGTTGCTGAGATCGATCCCGCCAATCAGCACATGCACGTCTTGTTGTTTGGCAAGCGCAATCAGCTGCATCATCAGCGCCATGCCCAACCCTTTGCCGCGATGATTGGTATGAACATAAACCGAGTGTTCGACGGTGTACTTATAAGCCGGGAACGGGCGAAAGGTGCCGTACGTGGCAAACCCCATCAGTTCGCCGTTGGCATCAATCGCCCCGATCACCGGAAAATCCCCTTTCCGCTTCGCTTCAAACCACGGCGTCATGCTTTCGAAAGGGCGCGGCTGGTAGTCGTACAGGGCGGTCGAATGGACGATCGCTTCGTTCAGAATTTCAAGAATCGCGGAGGCGTGGTCTTCGTAGGTACAAAAAACGAACT
This window of the Bremerella cremea genome carries:
- a CDS encoding arylamine N-acetyltransferase family protein, which gives rise to MTERPPLPQEAAEALHDLDAYCRRIGYTGPREPTLDVLHALMEAHSQTIPFENLDPLLGRPVRLDVASLERKLVQEGRGGYCFEQNGLFLAVLQSLGFQVVPLSARVRIGWPRDIVTPRTHMCLRVEIDEQAYLADVGVGGLSLTAALLFQLDTQQPTPHETRRIVCEQGVHYHQVLFSEEWQDVYELTLEEMPRIDREVGNWYTSTHPESRFKNVLMVARAAPGGKRLTILNDEFSVREANGQATKTPLTSKQQLLAIMAEQFGITLPSDAPLHVPGIAWLAAD
- a CDS encoding porin, with product MLLSTIWSAPLLGQNATDAQIEHLQWQLQQQAAELAELRSRLDQREGVFTPTFVADPASCGNSSLQRLPLVADVPSPFTCADSPAPESFYRLNYYADYDHGFVIRPFDAEKFPFEMKFNGWGQFRYHAFSRGVTSWTDNAGITRPVRNRDAFDIERARLMFSGHFIAPQLGYLVLLDGDTDGAHAVDFFYYYLSWKFSDSFELQLGKRKVPGTRQWLMSSRRTRLDDRPMSLDFFRPNLTVGLFGVGKWGETGHYEAMVGNGYFSSNAPNSSSDNELTFAFNNYVDPWGKFGEQIADYEYSEQPLVRLGHSMVYSPQQGIVDGVPLDEADFIRLSDGTRLTETGALAPGVTVNSFNVYLYGMDAAWKYRGWSVDAEVFLRWIQQIEANGPLPRHQLFQHGFYVEGGKFLIPGVLDINARYSQVAGDYGTGREYGAGMNWYPLKTSRVKISLDAVKLENSPLQNTSSDIMVGDTGTLIRSQFQAEF
- a CDS encoding GNAT family N-acetyltransferase; this translates as MQFVFCTYEDHASAILEILNEAIVHSTALYDYQPRPFESMTPWFEAKRKGDFPVIGAIDANGELMGFATYGTFRPFPAYKYTVEHSVYVHTNHRGKGLGMALMMQLIALAKQQDVHVLIGGIDLSNQASIHLHERLGFRLAGTISQAAFKFNRWLDLGFYQLTLETPAKPVDG